Within the Acuticoccus sediminis genome, the region GCGGATGGTATCGCCGGGACCGCCGCCTCGGGAGACGCTCGCCGCCCCTAGGCCACGGATTCGCCGACCGGCAGGACGACGACTCGCGTCCCGACGGGGACGCGCCGATAGAGGTCGATGATGTCCTGATTGAACAGTCGGATGCAGCCGGACGAGACCGTCGTGCCGATCGTCCTGGGCTCGACGGTGCCGTGCAGCCGGTAGTACGTGTCCCGCCCGTCCCGGTAGAGGTAGAGCGCCCGGGGGCCGAGGGGATTTTGCGGACCTCCCGGCAGCCCGTCCGCGAGCGGGCCGTAGCGGTCCGGCTCACGCTCGATCATGGCGGGGGTCGGCCGCCAGCCGGGCCACTCGGCCTTGCGTGCGATGGTCGCCTCGCCGACGAAGTTGAACGCCGCCTCTCGCCCCACGCCGACGCCGTAGCGCAGGGCTCGCCCGCCTTCCAGCACGAGGAAGGCGTAGCGCGCCGTGGCGTCGACGACGATCGTGCCCGTCCGCTCGCCGGTCGGATCCGCCACCTCGCGGCGTAGGACGCCGGGGTCGACCGTCGCCAGATCGATGCCCGGAACCGGAAACGGCTCGCCCTCCACCGGTCCGTAGTGGGTCACGAGATCGGCGGCCGGCCGCCGCATCTGCGCCGCCGGTCCGTCCGACTGATCGGCAACGCAGCCCGCCAGTGTCGCGGACATCCCGATCAGCAACGTTCGCCTGTCAATCAACGTCCTGGTCTCCCGGTCGATACCGCAGCCAGATTGACAACCGGTCCTGCCCATGTCGATTAATTATCTAGTGATCATGATAATAACGATATGGAATTATCGATGGACCTGTCGTCGGCTCTCAAGGCGTTCGTGCGCACGGTCGAACGCGGGTCTCTGACCGCCGCGGCGCGCGACCTCAACATCTCGCAGCCTGCGGTCACCAAGCAGCTCGGCAATCTGGAGCGGCAGGTCGGCGCCCGTCTGCTGGAGCGCTCGGCGCGGTCCGTCCGGCTGACGCCACAGGGCAAGGCCCTCTACGAGGCGAGCCGCGAGCCGCTCGCCGCACTGGAGGCGGCCATAGAGGGGATCCGGCAGGACGGCGGGCATGTCGAGGGCCCCCTGCGCGTCCACGCGCCGTCCTGCATCGGCGTGCGGCATCTGCATCCGATCGTGATGGAATTCCAGCGTCTGCACCCGGACGTGACGGTCGATCTCGTGCTGGAGAACCGGGACGTGGACCTCGTCTTCGACGATTTCGATCTCGCCCTGCGCTACGAGCGCCCCGCAGGGCAGGACGTCGTCATCCGCCGGCTCGGGCGCGTTCGCCGCATCCTCGTCGCATCCCCCGGATTCCTCGAGCGGTTCGGTCCGATCGAGACGCCGGAACAGCTCGGCGCGATCGCGGTCGTCACGACGTCGCGCCTCGTGGCGCCGCGCGATGTGCTGCTGCTGGAACGGGAGGGAGGGGAGGCGGTCCCGGTGCCCGTTCGACCGGTCCTGCGCACGAACAACGCCGAAGTGATCTGGTCGACGCTCGTCAGCGGCCACGCCGCCGGACCGGTGCAACAGCTGCTGGTGACCGAGGCGCTGGCCGACGGCCGCCTGGTGCACATCCTTCCCGGCTACGAGGTCCGCTCCACCGAGGCCTATCTCGCCCTGCCGTCCGTCCGGTACATGCGCCCGGCGGTGCGCGCATTCATCGAGTTCGCCATCCCCGCCCTCAGGTCCGTCGACGGGATCGTCGCCTGAGAGAGGGCCGGCGGGCGTTCGCGCCCTTAGGCCGTCGGAACACTTGCGTTCCATCCACGGGTTTCTACATGAGCGGAACGATACCGTCTCGACCAGAACGGCGAACGCCGCGCTGTCGATCATTCTCCGCTTTCAAGTCCGTCGGCGCCCCGTCCCGGTCTGGCCGGTTCATCCGACGCGAAGGACGCATCATGAGCAAGAACGAACCGATCTTCCCGCCCAACCGCAGCGCCCTCTACGAGAAGCACGGCTACTCCGCCGCAATCCGATCGGGTGACCTTCTTTTCGTTTCCGGACAGGTCGGCAGCCGCGACGACGGCAGTCCCGAGCCGGACTACGAGCGTCAGGTCGAGCGCGCGTTCGCCAACCTCAAGGCGGTGCTCGGGGCTGCCGGGTGCAGCCTCGACGACATCGTCGACGTGACGACGTTCCACACCGACCCCGAGAGGCAGTTCGAGACGGTGCTGAAGGTCAAGAACCGGCACTTCCCGAAGCCGCCGTTCCCCAACTGGACGGCGCTCGGGGTCACGTGGCTCGCCGGTTTCGACTTCGAGATCAAGGTCATCGCCCGCATTCCGGGCTGAACCAGACCGGCCGCTCCGGCCATGAACCGGAGCGGCTAAGCAGGGTGCGCGCCGCGGATCGATGGCCCCGGCGCAGCGGATGCTCGCAGCTGAGGACGGTCAGCAGTCCCTGCGGGGAGGGGACCGCCGGTCGGCCGCGTGGCCGAGCCCTCCGCGTCTCACCCCGCGAACACCCGCTTGGCGGACAGCACGTCGACCCGCTGGACGTGGGCCGGCCTGTCGAGGATGCGGTTCATGCGCTCGACGTCGCGGAAGATGTCGCCGCCGCCGCCCGCGACGTGGGCATCCCGGCCGGCGATGTCCGGGAACGCCTCGAAGATCGCGAACAGGGACTGCGAGTGCCTCACCGCGAACCACGGGCCGGTGGCCGGCTCGTCCTCGACGCAGGCGCGGATGTCGCGCAGCATCTCCACCACCTCGTCCTCCCGTCCGGGCCTCGCCTCGATGAGGATGTAGAAGGCCTTCGGGCCGTCGCAGCCGTCCTCGCCCGTCACCCGCACGCCGCGGTGCCGGGGCTCGTCATGCGCGTCGATCATCTCGTTGCTCCTCAAGTGGAAATGGGGCCTCCGGACGGCGCCGGCCCATGGTCAGCGCAGCGCCGTCAGCACAGCCTCGGCCAGCGGCGCGCTCGATGCCGGGTTCTGGCCGGTGAGCAGGGTTCCGTCGCGAACGACGTAGGCGCCCCAGTTCGGCCCCTTCTCGTAAGCGGCTCCGTTCTTGCGCAGCGTGTCGGCCAATAGCCATGGCGCGTTGTCGGCCGTGCCGAGCTCGACCTCCTCCTCGTCGCTGAAGGACGTCATCCGGCGGCCCGCGAAGAGCCACTGGCCATCCTCGTCCTTCGCCGCCAGTAGGGCCGCCTGGCCGTGGCACACGGGCGCGATGATCTTCTGCGCCCGATCGGCCTCGACGAGGATCCGCCCCATGTCCCCGTCCTTGTAGAGATCCTCGACCGGACCGTGGCCGCCGGGGATGACGACCGCGTCATAGGCGGCGGTAGCCACCTCGGCCAGCACGAGTGGATGGGCGAGGCGATCCGCGATCGCGTCCAGATAGGCACGGAAGTGCGCGACATTCTCCTCGCCCACGACATCCGGGTTCATGCTGTGCGGGTCGATGGTCGGTGCGACGCCCCCCGGGGTCGCGATGTCGACGCTGGCGCCGGCCTTCAGGAACATCTCGTCCATCACGACGAACTCCTCGGCCCACACGCCGCTCTGGTACCTCGAGCCGTCGGCGCGGGTCCACGTCTCGGCGGCCGACAGGACGATCAGGATCTTGCTCATGTCCGTTCTCCCTTGGGGGTGTGCTGCCGGTCCGTCGACGCGGGCGCCTCCGGGCCGGCCTGCCGGATATCGGTCGCGAGCGGGGCGCCCGGTTGCCCAAAGCAGGGAGAGCCTTGCCTGATCCTCCGGCTCTTCTGGCCGGGTGGCGCCTCCGGCGGTACAACGTCGGCATGAACGAGCCGCTGCTCCGGGCCGTGCGCCGATACACCGAGGTCCATGCCGACGCCTCCGGCATCGCGCGGGCCCCCATCGCGGGCATGAACCTGGTGCGCACGACCGAGGTCGGGGAGCTGCAGTACGGGCTCCAGCGACCACTGATCTGCCTCGTCGTTCAAGGCACCAAGGAGGTCACGATGGGGGCGACGACGCTCGCCTTCCGTGGCGGCGACTCGATGCTCATCACCGCCGACATCCCGACCACGAGCCAGATTACGGTCGCCAGCCGCGCCGCGCCGTACCTCTCCTTCGCGCTCGACCTCGATCCTGCGCTGATCGCGGAGCTGACGGCCGAGATGCAGGATGCGCCGGCGGACAGCGGCGCACCGCTGCGTCTCGACCCGACCGATGCCGAAGTGGCCGATACCGCGCTGCGGATGATCCGCCTCACGGAGCGTCCGGCCTCGCTGCCCGTCCTCCAGCGTCAGGTGGTGCGCGAGATGCACCATTGGCTGTTGGCCGGGCGCCACGGCTCCGCCATCCGCCAGCTCGGCTTTCCCGGGAGCCATGCGAGCCGGATCGCGCGCGCGGTCGAGGTGATCCGGGCGCAGTTCGCCTCGGCCCTGCCGGTCGAGCAGCTGGCCGCCGTCGCGGGGATGAGCCCGTCCACCTTTCACCATCACTTCCGGGCGATCACGTCGCTGTCGCCGCTGCAGTTCCAGAAGCAGGTCCGCCTTCTGGAGGCGCGCCGAATGATGCTGGCGGAGGGGGCGCGGCCGAGCCATGCGGCCTATACGGTCGGCTACGAGAGCGTCTCGCAGTTCACGCGCGAATACCGCCGCCTGTTCGGACTGCCACCGGTCCGCGATACGGAGGAGGCGCGGCGGCGCGCGCAGAAGAGCGCGTAGCCCGCCGTGTCCAGCCCGCGCGCCGTCCGGCCGCTGGACGGCGGAAGAGAGGCCGGCGCGCTGAGCTCCGGCCCCCTCGGCCCCGGCGGTGTACGCCCTCGCGGACCCGTCAGAACGCGGCCACGAAGTCGACCTCGACGAGGGCTCCCAGCGCCAGCCCGTTGACGCCGACGCAGGTCCGTCCCGGCCGTCGCTCCGACGGAAAGAGCTCCGCCCAGACCGCGTTCATGTCCGCGTAGTCCCGGTCGAACTGCAGAAGGTAGACCCGGGCGAAGACGACCCGGTCGAGCCCCAGCCCGGCTCCGGCGAGGACCGCCTCGAGGTTGGCGACGACCTGGCGGGTCTGCGCGGCGACATCGGCGCCCACGAGCTCGCCGGTCTGCGGCGCCGTCGGCATCTGTCCGGTCACAAACAGAAAGTCGCCCGCGCGGACGGCGTGACTGAAGGGGGCCACCGGAGGGGGCGCGTTCGGGACCATGATACGGGTGATCTCCAGCATTGGCAGATTCTCGTCCTTTCCGTGGGTGGGAGCGGCTGTCGATCGGGGGCTGGCAGGCCGGCGGTAGAGGCCCGCGTGTTCATCCATCCTTCCGCCCGGATGATCGATCCACCGCAGCATAATTTTGCCCGCCTGAGTGTGCAGCCTTTCACCACGCATTATTACTGGACAGGGCACGTCTCGAACGATGCCGTTCCAGAGAAACGCATTCGCCCGCTTGGACGATACCAGGGAGTATGACGTGGCCAGACATTTCGCGGCGGCCCTTGCGCTGCCGATTCTTGTCAGCAGTGTCCTAGGTGCCCAGGCCCAATCGGCCCAAGGCCCGATCGCCTCGCGCGACGGCCAGCCGGTCCTGCCCCATGCCGAGCAGAAGTTTCGAGGGAACGTCGGCACGACGTATCTCAATTCCGATCCGCCGCAGTTTCCTGCGCCGATCGCGGCCCCTGAGGGCGCCCCGAACGTCCTCCTCATCCTGCTCGACGACGTCGGCTTCGGGCAATTCGACGTGACCGGAGGCGGTGTCCCGTCCCCGGCGATGGACAAGCTCGCGGAAGACGGCCTCCTCTATACCCGCTTTCACACGACGGCACTGTGTTCGCCGACGCGCGCGGCCCTTCTGACCGGGCGCAACCACAACGTCTCCGGCACCGGCGTGATCACCGAACTTGCGACCGGCTACGACGGCTACACCGGGATCATTCCGAAGGACACGGCGACCGTCGCCGAGATCCTGCGCCAGAACGGCTACGTCACCGCCTGGTTCGGAAAGAACCACAATACGCCGATCTACGAGACCAGCGCCGTCGGTCCGTTCGATCATTGGCCGAACGGCCTGGGCTTCGACTACTTCTACGGGTTCATGGCGGGCGACACCAACCAGCTTCGACCGTACCTCTTCGAGAACCAGACCGCTCTCGGCACACCGCAGGACGAAGACTACTATGTCAGCGTCGATCTGGCGGACAAGACGATCGCGTGGCTGAAATCCATCGAAGCGATCCAGCCCGGCAAACCGTGGTTCGCCTATCTCGCTCCCGCGGCGACACATGCCCCGCATCAGGCCCCGAAAGACCTGATCGACAAGTACGGGGGCCAGTTCGACATGGGGTGGGACGCCTACCGCGAGGAGACCTTCCAGCGTCAGAAGGAGCGTGGAATCGTTCCGCAGAACGCCGAGTTGACCCCGCGCCCCGCGAGCCTGCCGGCGTGGGACAGCCTCGACGACGACCAGAAGCGCCTCTACGAGCGCATGATGGAGGCGTTCGCGGCGTACGGCGAGCAGGTCGACGCCGAGGTGGGCCGGGTGCTCGACTACGTCGAGTCCTTGCCCGATTCCGACAACACGCTGATCCTCTACATCGTCGGCGACAACGGCGCGTCGGCCGAGGGCGGCTTCGACGGGACCCTGAACGAGAACGCCTTCTTCAACGCGTACCTGATGACGGTGGAGGACATGCTCCCCCGGATCGACGAAATCGGCACGGAACTGCACTTCAATCACTTCCCGGCCGGCTGGGCCTGGGGCGTGGACAGTCCTTTCCAGTGGACCAAGCAGGTCGCCAGCCACCTCGGCGGCGTGCGCAACCCCATGATCGTCAAGTGGCCCGCCCGCTACGCCGCCCACGGCGAAACCCGGACGCAGTTCCTGCACGTCATCGATATTGCGCCGACGATCCTCGATGCCGCCGGCATCGCCGAACCGCGCAGCGTCAACGGCACCGCGCAGACCCCGATCCAGGGCACAAGCTTTCTCAGCACGCTCGCCGATGCGGATGCGGACGAAGTCCGCACGAGCCAATACTTCGAAATGGTAGTGAACCGCGGGATGTATAAGGATGGCTGGTGGGCCGCGTCCCTGGCGTTCGAGCCGTGGGATCCGGTTCGCGGTGAATTCGACCCGCTGAAGGCCAAGTGGGAACTCTACAATCTCGACGAGGACTTCACCCAGGCGAACGACGTCGCCGCGGACAACCCGGACAAGCTGGACGAAATGAAGGCGCTGTGGTGGGCAGAGGCATCGAAGAACAAGGCACTGCCGCTCGACTGGCGCGGCGCCGAACGGTTCAGCGCCGAGTTGACCGGCAAGCCGAATCTGGCGGGCGACCGGACGATCTTCACCTACCCCGGCCCGCTCACCGGGCTGCCGGAGGCGTCGGCGCCGGACCTCAAGAACAAGTCCTTCCGCATCACCGCGAAGGTCGAAATCGGCGAAAACGCGAGCGGGATGATCTTCACCCAAGGCGGCAACACCGGCGGCTGGGCCTTCTACCTGAAGGACGGCAAGCTCAAGGCGGCCCACAACTTCATTGACGTCGAGACCTATCTCGTCGAGAGCGACACGCCGGTCGCCGCGGGTTCGCACGAGCTCACGATGGACTTCGCCTACGACGGCGGGGACCAGATGGGGCAGAGCGGCACCCTGACCCTGTCGGTGGATGGCAGCGAGGTGGCGCGCGGCCCCATCGCCCGAACGACACCGTTCAAATATTCTCTCTCGGAAAATCAGGACATCGGGTCGGACACCGGAACCCCGGTCACCTACGACTACAGCGCTCCGCTGGAGTTCCAGGGGCAACTCGAAGAGGTCGTCGTCGACGTAACGAAATGACCGGATCCCGGCCGGGCCCGGCGGTGTCGGCCATCGCGACGACACCGCCTGAGGTTGCGCACAGTACGCTGCGGGCGCAACGCCGCTCTTCGGCTCCCGGGCGACCAGACACGTCCGGCCTCGTCGCCCCGCGCGAGCGGGGCCGTCGGAAGGACGAGGTGCCGGAGGCCACTGCCAGTGCCTGCCTGCCCCTCGTCGTCTTCACCGTCATGCCGCGCACGAGGACGCCCGTCGCGGCATGACCTGGCAGCACGGTCGAACGCGACCTCAGAATGCTGCGCGCGGGTCGTGCTTTGCGAGGCGGGCGAGGAGGCCGTCCACCTCGGCCTTCGTCGTGTCGTTCATCTTCGGGCCCGGAACGCGCAGGTTGGCGTGGGCGATCGCTCCACGGCGCATCAGCACGTACTTGCGCACCGCAAGGCCGATGCCGGATTGGTGCTCGTAGCGCAGGAAGGGAAGGTGCGCGTCGAAGAGCGCGTGCATGCCCTCGTTGTCGCCCGCCTGGTGGCGCTTCACGAGGTCGACCAGCATGTCCGGGAAGGCGTAGCCGGTCATCGCGCCGTCCGCGCCGCGCTCCATCTCGAAGTCGAGGAAGAGGCCGCCGTTGCCGCACAGGATGGAGATGGGACGCATCTCGCCCTTCGCCTGCCAGCCGCGCAAGGTCGAGATCTTGTCGAGACCCGGCCAGTCCTCGTGCTTCAGCATCACGCAGGAGGGGTTCTCCTCGACGATGCGGCGGATGACTCCCGGCGACATCTGCACCGTCGTGACGAGCGGGTGATCCTGCAGCACGAACGGCACGTCGGCGCCGATCTGCGCGACCGACTGCGCGTAGTAGCCGGCGATCTGGTCGTCCGTGCGCATCGCGGCGGGCGGCGTGATCATCACGCCCGCGGCGCCGGCGTCCATCGAGGCGCCCGAAAGCGCCTTCATCGCCGCGAAGCCCGGCGCCGAGACGCCGACCACCACCGGCTTCGTGAACCGCGCCAGCACGCGCTGCACGATCGCGACGGACTCCTCCGGCGTCAGCTTCGGCGCCTCGCCGAGGATGCCGAGGATGGTCAGGCCGTCGACGCCCCGATCGAGATAGAAGTCGCACATCGTGTCGATCGAGGCGTAGTCGACTGCGCCGTCCGGCAGGAACGGCGTCGGCGCGATGGCGTAGACGCCCTTGGTGTCTGTGCCGAACATCAGCCGCGGCCCGCCTTGAATGCTGCGTAGCGGGCCTTCGTCTCGTCGTTCATCGGATAGAGGCCGGGGAGGGGGACGCCGCGCTCCACCTCGGTCACGATCCACGCCTCCATCTTTTCCTGCTCGACAGCCTCGGCGACGACGTCGCCGACGAGCGCCTGCGGGATCAACACCGCGCCGTCCGCGTCGACGACGATGACGTCATCGGGTACGACGCACACGCCGCCGCAGCCGATGCTCTCCTGCCACCCGACGAAGGTCAGGCCCGCGACCGACGGCGGGGCCGCCGCGCCCGAGCACCACACCGGGAGCCCGGTGCCGAGCACGCCGTCGAGATCACGCACCACGCCGTCGGTGACGAGGGCCGCCACGCCGCGCTTCTTCATCCGCGCGCACAGGATGTCGCCGAAGATGCCGGCGTCGGCCACGCCCATCGAATCGACGACGGTGATGCAGCCCTCGGGCATCGCCTCGATGGCGGCGCGGGTGGAGATCGGCGAGCCCCAGGATGCGGGCGTGGCGAGATCCTCGCGCGCCGGGACGAAGCGCAGCGTGAAGGCGGGGCCGACGATGCGCGGCTGGCCGGGCCGCAGCGGCATCGCACCGCGCAGCCATACATTGCGCAGGCCCTTCTTCAGAAGCACCGTCGTCAGCGTCGCCGTCGTGATGCCCTTCAGCGTCTCGATGGTATTGGCGTCGAGCGTCATGGTCGTCCTCTCTCGTCTGGTGGGAAGGTCAGATGCTGGGAATGTATCCGCCGTCAACGCGAATCACGCTGCCGGTGATGTAGGACGAGCGGGTCGAGGCGAGGAAGGCGACCGTGTCGCCATATTCCTGCGGGTCGCCGTAGCGGCCGAGTGGGATCGAGCCGGTGCTCTCGCTGACGACGTCCGCGACCGGCCGGCCCTCGCGCTCGGCCTTCTTCTCGTCGAGGAAGGTAATGCGCTTGGTGGCGACGCGGCCCGGCAGCACGATGTTGCTGGTGACGCCGTCGCGGCCCACCTCCGCCGCCAGCGTCTTCGACCAGCCGACCAGGGTGGCGCGCAGGGCGTTGGAGAGGCCGAGATTGGGGATCGGCGCGACGACGCCGGACGAGGTGGAGGTGATGATGCGACCCCACTTGCGCTCGCGCATCCCCGGCAGCACGCGGTCGGTGATGGCGAACACCGAGACCACCATGGAATCGAAGAACTTGCGCCACGTCTCGGCGGATTGGCCGGCGACGCCGCCGGGGGGCGGACCGCCGGTGATCGCGACGAAGATGTCGACCGGTCCGAGCTCCTTCTCGACCGCCGAGACCCTGGCATCGACGCTGGCGATGTCGGCGATGTCCCAGGTCAGCGCCGTCGCCGTGCCACCCGCGG harbors:
- a CDS encoding L,D-transpeptidase, with the translated sequence MSATLAGCVADQSDGPAAQMRRPAADLVTHYGPVEGEPFPVPGIDLATVDPGVLRREVADPTGERTGTIVVDATARYAFLVLEGGRALRYGVGVGREAAFNFVGEATIARKAEWPGWRPTPAMIEREPDRYGPLADGLPGGPQNPLGPRALYLYRDGRDTYYRLHGTVEPRTIGTTVSSGCIRLFNQDIIDLYRRVPVGTRVVVLPVGESVA
- a CDS encoding LysR family transcriptional regulator, with protein sequence MDLSSALKAFVRTVERGSLTAAARDLNISQPAVTKQLGNLERQVGARLLERSARSVRLTPQGKALYEASREPLAALEAAIEGIRQDGGHVEGPLRVHAPSCIGVRHLHPIVMEFQRLHPDVTVDLVLENRDVDLVFDDFDLALRYERPAGQDVVIRRLGRVRRILVASPGFLERFGPIETPEQLGAIAVVTTSRLVAPRDVLLLEREGGEAVPVPVRPVLRTNNAEVIWSTLVSGHAAGPVQQLLVTEALADGRLVHILPGYEVRSTEAYLALPSVRYMRPAVRAFIEFAIPALRSVDGIVA
- a CDS encoding RidA family protein, producing MSKNEPIFPPNRSALYEKHGYSAAIRSGDLLFVSGQVGSRDDGSPEPDYERQVERAFANLKAVLGAAGCSLDDIVDVTTFHTDPERQFETVLKVKNRHFPKPPFPNWTALGVTWLAGFDFEIKVIARIPG
- a CDS encoding putative quinol monooxygenase → MIDAHDEPRHRGVRVTGEDGCDGPKAFYILIEARPGREDEVVEMLRDIRACVEDEPATGPWFAVRHSQSLFAIFEAFPDIAGRDAHVAGGGGDIFRDVERMNRILDRPAHVQRVDVLSAKRVFAG
- a CDS encoding type 1 glutamine amidotransferase domain-containing protein, whose translation is MSKILIVLSAAETWTRADGSRYQSGVWAEEFVVMDEMFLKAGASVDIATPGGVAPTIDPHSMNPDVVGEENVAHFRAYLDAIADRLAHPLVLAEVATAAYDAVVIPGGHGPVEDLYKDGDMGRILVEADRAQKIIAPVCHGQAALLAAKDEDGQWLFAGRRMTSFSDEEEVELGTADNAPWLLADTLRKNGAAYEKGPNWGAYVVRDGTLLTGQNPASSAPLAEAVLTALR
- a CDS encoding AraC family transcriptional regulator is translated as MNEPLLRAVRRYTEVHADASGIARAPIAGMNLVRTTEVGELQYGLQRPLICLVVQGTKEVTMGATTLAFRGGDSMLITADIPTTSQITVASRAAPYLSFALDLDPALIAELTAEMQDAPADSGAPLRLDPTDAEVADTALRMIRLTERPASLPVLQRQVVREMHHWLLAGRHGSAIRQLGFPGSHASRIARAVEVIRAQFASALPVEQLAAVAGMSPSTFHHHFRAITSLSPLQFQKQVRLLEARRMMLAEGARPSHAAYTVGYESVSQFTREYRRLFGLPPVRDTEEARRRAQKSA
- a CDS encoding RidA family protein produces the protein MLEITRIMVPNAPPPVAPFSHAVRAGDFLFVTGQMPTAPQTGELVGADVAAQTRQVVANLEAVLAGAGLGLDRVVFARVYLLQFDRDYADMNAVWAELFPSERRPGRTCVGVNGLALGALVEVDFVAAF
- a CDS encoding arylsulfatase, with translation MARHFAAALALPILVSSVLGAQAQSAQGPIASRDGQPVLPHAEQKFRGNVGTTYLNSDPPQFPAPIAAPEGAPNVLLILLDDVGFGQFDVTGGGVPSPAMDKLAEDGLLYTRFHTTALCSPTRAALLTGRNHNVSGTGVITELATGYDGYTGIIPKDTATVAEILRQNGYVTAWFGKNHNTPIYETSAVGPFDHWPNGLGFDYFYGFMAGDTNQLRPYLFENQTALGTPQDEDYYVSVDLADKTIAWLKSIEAIQPGKPWFAYLAPAATHAPHQAPKDLIDKYGGQFDMGWDAYREETFQRQKERGIVPQNAELTPRPASLPAWDSLDDDQKRLYERMMEAFAAYGEQVDAEVGRVLDYVESLPDSDNTLILYIVGDNGASAEGGFDGTLNENAFFNAYLMTVEDMLPRIDEIGTELHFNHFPAGWAWGVDSPFQWTKQVASHLGGVRNPMIVKWPARYAAHGETRTQFLHVIDIAPTILDAAGIAEPRSVNGTAQTPIQGTSFLSTLADADADEVRTSQYFEMVVNRGMYKDGWWAASLAFEPWDPVRGEFDPLKAKWELYNLDEDFTQANDVAADNPDKLDEMKALWWAEASKNKALPLDWRGAERFSAELTGKPNLAGDRTIFTYPGPLTGLPEASAPDLKNKSFRITAKVEIGENASGMIFTQGGNTGGWAFYLKDGKLKAAHNFIDVETYLVESDTPVAAGSHELTMDFAYDGGDQMGQSGTLTLSVDGSEVARGPIARTTPFKYSLSENQDIGSDTGTPVTYDYSAPLEFQGQLEEVVVDVTK
- a CDS encoding dihydrodipicolinate synthase family protein gives rise to the protein MMFGTDTKGVYAIAPTPFLPDGAVDYASIDTMCDFYLDRGVDGLTILGILGEAPKLTPEESVAIVQRVLARFTKPVVVGVSAPGFAAMKALSGASMDAGAAGVMITPPAAMRTDDQIAGYYAQSVAQIGADVPFVLQDHPLVTTVQMSPGVIRRIVEENPSCVMLKHEDWPGLDKISTLRGWQAKGEMRPISILCGNGGLFLDFEMERGADGAMTGYAFPDMLVDLVKRHQAGDNEGMHALFDAHLPFLRYEHQSGIGLAVRKYVLMRRGAIAHANLRVPGPKMNDTTKAEVDGLLARLAKHDPRAAF
- a CDS encoding ribonuclease activity regulator RraA → MTLDANTIETLKGITTATLTTVLLKKGLRNVWLRGAMPLRPGQPRIVGPAFTLRFVPAREDLATPASWGSPISTRAAIEAMPEGCITVVDSMGVADAGIFGDILCARMKKRGVAALVTDGVVRDLDGVLGTGLPVWCSGAAAPPSVAGLTFVGWQESIGCGGVCVVPDDVIVVDADGAVLIPQALVGDVVAEAVEQEKMEAWIVTEVERGVPLPGLYPMNDETKARYAAFKAGRG
- a CDS encoding SDR family oxidoreductase; this encodes MDLGLDNKVALVLGAGGGLGSAIARSLSAEGASVAVADIDEAAASATVEAIRAAGGTATALTWDIADIASVDARVSAVEKELGPVDIFVAITGGPPPGGVAGQSAETWRKFFDSMVVSVFAITDRVLPGMRERKWGRIITSTSSGVVAPIPNLGLSNALRATLVGWSKTLAAEVGRDGVTSNIVLPGRVATKRITFLDEKKAEREGRPVADVVSESTGSIPLGRYGDPQEYGDTVAFLASTRSSYITGSVIRVDGGYIPSI